The following coding sequences lie in one Spinacia oleracea cultivar Varoflay chromosome 1, BTI_SOV_V1, whole genome shotgun sequence genomic window:
- the LOC130462711 gene encoding secreted RxLR effector protein 161-like, which produces MTHIPYTSAVGSVMYAMVCSRPDIAHAVSMVSRYMSRPGKVHWEAVKWLLRYLKGTSNFWLEFGRNANGLEGFCDSDYGGNLDDRKSTSGYVFTLGGTAVSWQSTLQDVVALSTTKVEFMAITEAFKEAKWLKGLVGEFSPCSSLVSVFCDSQSAIHLTKNQNTFYKRTKHIDIKYNFVRDVIAKKEFLLKKIGTKENPADMLTKPLPTTKFTLCVDLVGLSPWSM; this is translated from the coding sequence ATGACTCACATTCCATACACTAGTGCGGTTGGAAGTGTGATGTATGCCATGGTGTGTTCAAGACCAGATATAGCTCATGCGGTGAGTATGGTTAGTCGGTATATGTCAAGACCGGGAAAGGTCCATTGGGAAGCCGTGAAGTGGTTGTTGAGGTACTTGAAGGGTACCTCAAACTTTTGGCTTGAGTTTGGTAGAAATGCAAACGGACTTGAAGGCTTTTGTGATTCGGATTATGGAGGTAATTTGGATGACCGAAAATCTACTTCTGGCTATGTCTTTACTTTGGGTGGTACGGCCGTGAGTTGGCAATCAACGCTACAAGATGTTGTAGCTCTTTCAACTACGAAGGTCGAGTTTATGGCCATTACCGAAGCATTCAAAGAAGCAAAGTGGCTCAAGGGTCTTGTGGGAGAGTTTAGTCCATGTTCAAGCTTGGTGTCCGTGTTTTGTGATAGTCAAAGTGCCATACATTTGACTAAGAATCAAAACACATTCTACAAGAGAACCAAGCACATTGACATCAAGTACAACTTTGTTCGAGATGTGATAGCTAAGAAAGAATTTCTCTTGAAGAAGATTGGTACCAAGGAGAATCCCGCCGACATGTTGACAAAGCCTTTGCCGACAACTAAGTTCACTTTGTGTGTGGACTTAGTTGGTCTTTCTCCATGGTCGATGTAA